In Rickettsiella endosymbiont of Aleochara curtula, one genomic interval encodes:
- a CDS encoding UDP-N-acetylmuramoyl-tripeptide--D-alanyl-D-alanine ligase, with translation MANLVKLSTLASILNGKCLGPDVNYTGLSIDTRSVKPHELFIAIRGEKFDGHHFIELAKQRGAAAAVVDHAIDTDLPLVLVQDTRKALGEWAKHHRSQFSIPIIALTGSSGKTTTKEMIRSILAEAGPVLTNFKNFNNDVGLPLTLLNLNTQHRYAVIEMGANHAGEIEYLTQLTQPNVAMITNIGPAHLQGFGSMSGVAEAKAEIFSGLVKNGVAIINADDKFADTLQKKSANFRIVRFGLSDTADFSATNMQMDADGKTSFLLHAPNAKEMMVSLSLPGQHHVLNALAAAAASSQVGIELSHIKSGLEKMQPVPGRVIVSKTKTGATLIDDSYNANPSSVAVALKLLAHYAGQRIFVMGDMGELGQNAEDYHRQMGQLAKELNIDAVFTYGDLSIETARAFGANAEHYSNHQALILALKPHLQKNVTILIKGSRSAQMEKVAAALTD, from the coding sequence ATGGCCAATCTAGTGAAATTATCAACACTCGCTAGCATACTTAATGGTAAATGCTTAGGTCCAGATGTGAATTATACCGGACTGAGTATTGATACGCGTAGCGTAAAACCACATGAGCTTTTTATTGCAATTCGCGGTGAGAAATTTGATGGACATCATTTTATCGAGCTTGCCAAGCAGCGCGGTGCAGCAGCTGCCGTAGTTGACCATGCTATTGATACTGATTTGCCTTTAGTACTCGTGCAGGACACACGAAAGGCCTTAGGCGAATGGGCCAAACACCACCGCAGTCAATTTTCTATTCCTATCATCGCCTTAACCGGTAGCTCTGGCAAAACCACAACCAAGGAAATGATCCGATCTATTTTGGCCGAAGCGGGTCCTGTGCTAACTAATTTTAAGAATTTCAATAATGATGTTGGCTTACCTTTAACATTACTGAATTTAAATACGCAGCACCGTTATGCTGTGATCGAAATGGGTGCTAATCACGCCGGAGAAATTGAATATTTAACGCAACTCACGCAACCGAATGTTGCGATGATTACCAATATTGGGCCGGCGCACTTGCAAGGGTTTGGGTCCATGTCTGGTGTTGCAGAGGCTAAGGCTGAGATTTTTTCTGGTTTAGTCAAAAACGGCGTGGCAATCATTAATGCCGATGATAAGTTTGCTGATACATTACAAAAAAAATCGGCTAATTTCCGCATTGTGCGTTTTGGTTTATCCGATACGGCTGATTTTTCTGCAACGAATATGCAAATGGATGCGGATGGAAAAACGAGCTTTTTGTTACATGCGCCTAATGCTAAGGAAATGATGGTGAGTTTAAGTTTGCCTGGGCAACATCATGTATTGAATGCGCTAGCGGCGGCAGCGGCGTCCAGTCAAGTAGGCATAGAATTATCCCATATTAAATCCGGTTTAGAAAAAATGCAGCCGGTGCCGGGAAGAGTCATAGTGAGCAAAACAAAAACAGGTGCGACATTAATAGATGATAGTTATAATGCCAATCCAAGTTCAGTCGCAGTGGCCTTAAAATTATTGGCGCATTATGCTGGGCAACGAATTTTTGTTATGGGTGATATGGGAGAGTTAGGTCAAAATGCCGAAGACTATCATCGTCAAATGGGACAATTAGCCAAAGAATTAAATATCGATGCTGTTTTTACTTACGGTGATTTAAGTATAGAAACAGCCCGAGCATTTGGCGCTAACGCAGAGCATTATTCTAATCATCAAGCATTAATTTTGGCGCTGAAACCGCACTTGCAAAAGAATGTGACCATTTTAATTAAAGGTTCACGCAGTGCGCAAATGGAAAAAGTAGCCGCTGCGTTAACGGATTAA
- a CDS encoding aminoglycoside phosphotransferase family protein yields MSPIYKMNLPKELIKNLINIHGVQGKKWLDDLPSFLSSYEKKWQFTFENFFNNASFNVVAAVTLTNGSSAVLKCSIPSKEFTNEITALQHFNGTGAVKILRSDHHAGIMLLEKLTPGTFLEESSNEMQNTLISVELMNKLHKPIQEQEISLFPSLANWFQGFDRLYQYFQGETGPFPKGVIDRAQAISKELLASMGSLVLLHGDLHYANILSSDKHGWLSIDPKGVIGEREYEIPFPRISEAGNVNKISIKRRLDQFIEVSGFDRQRILGWAFSKAALAAWWSFEDNGEIWQPFLDCAEILKI; encoded by the coding sequence ATGAGTCCAATTTATAAAATGAACTTACCTAAAGAATTGATTAAAAATCTCATCAATATTCACGGTGTACAAGGTAAAAAATGGTTGGATGATTTACCGTCTTTTTTATCTTCTTATGAGAAAAAATGGCAATTTACATTTGAAAACTTTTTTAATAATGCCAGTTTTAATGTTGTTGCAGCAGTTACTTTAACGAATGGAAGTTCAGCTGTTCTAAAATGCAGCATTCCAAGCAAAGAATTTACCAATGAAATAACCGCATTGCAGCATTTTAATGGGACGGGGGCTGTAAAAATACTTCGCTCAGATCATCATGCAGGCATTATGTTATTAGAAAAGTTAACGCCCGGAACATTCTTAGAAGAATCCTCTAATGAAATGCAAAATACGCTCATTAGCGTAGAATTAATGAACAAGCTACACAAGCCAATTCAAGAACAAGAAATTTCTTTATTTCCTAGTTTAGCGAATTGGTTTCAAGGATTTGATCGTCTTTATCAGTACTTCCAAGGTGAAACCGGCCCTTTCCCCAAGGGGGTAATTGACCGAGCCCAAGCTATAAGCAAAGAATTATTAGCCTCTATGGGCTCCCTAGTCTTACTGCACGGAGATTTACATTACGCTAATATATTATCATCCGATAAACACGGTTGGTTGAGCATTGATCCTAAGGGTGTAATAGGCGAACGAGAATATGAAATTCCTTTTCCCCGTATTTCCGAAGCTGGAAACGTTAATAAAATTTCCATTAAACGCCGACTCGACCAATTTATTGAAGTTTCTGGATTTGATAGGCAAAGAATCTTGGGCTGGGCTTTTTCTAAAGCAGCACTAGCCGCGTGGTGGTCATTTGAAGATAATGGAGAAATTTGGCAACCCTTCCTCGATTGCGCAGAAATATTAAAAATTTGA
- a CDS encoding saccharopine dehydrogenase NADP-binding domain-containing protein yields MKPDEDNKVLILGATGNFGRKIAKGLVKKNVAIIISGRHEEPLLALKKQLSKVAVDTCIDILCFDFKKRLSQELLRLRPPLVINASGPFQTADFTTAINCILLGINYIDLADAREYVNDFSILDEQANKRNCIAITGASTLPCLSSAVLDYYKDEFKIIDSLVYGITLGQKTERGLATFKGILSYVGRRLQDFPGIPKKVYGWQDLYRQEYPLLGKRWMANCDVPDLELLPGFFPIKSIRFSAGIESSMSHLGLWFLSWLIRLKFPIKLANHAETLLKFSHYFDSFGTDAGGMHMLMSGTDHKGNHKDIKWFMIAKSGDGPYIPTIPAILLAKRILQEEIVETGAITAMNLISLESYLAELKKLDIHIFSEVSKKF; encoded by the coding sequence ATGAAACCTGATGAAGATAATAAAGTTTTAATCTTAGGTGCTACTGGAAATTTTGGTAGGAAAATAGCAAAAGGATTAGTTAAAAAAAATGTTGCTATTATTATTAGTGGTCGCCATGAAGAACCCTTATTGGCTTTAAAAAAACAACTTTCTAAAGTGGCTGTCGACACCTGTATTGATATACTGTGTTTTGATTTTAAAAAGAGATTATCCCAAGAGTTATTACGGCTTAGGCCACCATTGGTTATCAATGCCTCGGGTCCTTTTCAAACCGCGGATTTTACCACAGCAATTAATTGTATCCTTTTAGGCATAAATTATATTGATCTAGCGGATGCCCGTGAATATGTGAATGATTTTTCAATTTTAGATGAACAAGCGAACAAGAGAAATTGTATCGCTATTACCGGTGCTAGCACTTTACCTTGTTTGTCATCAGCAGTTTTAGACTATTATAAAGATGAGTTTAAGATAATAGATTCTTTAGTCTATGGAATTACGCTTGGCCAAAAAACCGAAAGAGGATTGGCTACCTTCAAAGGCATCCTAAGTTATGTTGGGCGCCGTTTACAAGATTTTCCTGGCATACCCAAAAAAGTGTATGGATGGCAAGATTTATATCGACAAGAGTATCCTCTGTTAGGAAAACGTTGGATGGCAAACTGTGATGTTCCAGATTTAGAGTTATTACCAGGCTTTTTTCCTATTAAATCGATCCGATTTTCTGCGGGAATAGAAAGTAGTATGTCACATCTGGGTTTATGGTTTTTATCTTGGTTAATCCGACTAAAGTTTCCGATTAAATTAGCAAACCATGCCGAAACCTTGCTAAAATTCAGTCATTATTTTGATTCGTTTGGCACTGATGCAGGTGGTATGCATATGCTCATGTCGGGTACCGATCATAAGGGAAATCATAAGGATATTAAATGGTTTATGATAGCCAAAAGTGGTGATGGCCCTTATATCCCCACCATTCCAGCCATTCTTTTAGCAAAAAGAATATTACAAGAGGAAATCGTTGAAACTGGGGCAATCACTGCTATGAATTTAATTTCACTGGAAAGTTATTTGGCCGAGTTAAAAAAATTGGATATACACATCTTTTCAGAAGTCAGTAAAAAATTTTGA
- the panD gene encoding aspartate 1-decarboxylase, producing the protein MQRTLLKSKLHQAKVTQADLNYEGSFSIDAEIMAVCNIVGHEQIHVYNITNGQRYITYAIAAPSGSKIMCANGACARLTAVGDRVIICSYVQLQENQLSTFKPIIALLNENNDYELSPQSLTIDDKQVLPAY; encoded by the coding sequence ATGCAAAGAACATTATTAAAATCAAAATTGCATCAAGCCAAGGTCACACAAGCGGACCTAAATTACGAAGGTTCATTTAGCATTGATGCCGAAATCATGGCCGTATGCAATATCGTTGGGCATGAACAAATTCATGTCTACAACATTACCAATGGTCAACGTTATATAACCTACGCCATCGCGGCGCCTAGCGGATCAAAAATTATGTGCGCAAACGGTGCTTGCGCGCGGCTCACTGCGGTCGGGGATCGAGTCATTATCTGCAGTTATGTACAACTTCAGGAAAACCAATTAAGCACATTCAAACCCATTATTGCTTTACTCAATGAAAATAATGATTATGAACTTTCACCTCAATCTTTAACTATTGACGATAAACAGGTTTTACCTGCCTATTAA
- the hflD gene encoding high frequency lysogenization protein HflD has translation MQNKEKKNVERSLALAGVFQSAALVRDLARTGKTEQLAFDTSIQSIYTLDVSTVEQVYGGTISGLRLGLQELVNLLAYTKIKQDRELTRYLIGLMHLERKLVHSPETKRNLTRRIKHAIAQANYFASSPQLIIDSLADIYVTTLGALPFRLHVIGQGKYLAHAETVSKIRAALLAGVRSAVLWRQLGGSRWQLFLKRHSLIGAARKLLINFNSK, from the coding sequence ATGCAAAACAAAGAAAAAAAAAATGTTGAACGCAGTTTGGCTTTGGCCGGTGTTTTTCAATCGGCTGCTTTAGTTCGCGATCTTGCTAGGACGGGGAAGACTGAACAGCTGGCATTTGATACCAGTATCCAAAGCATCTACACGCTAGATGTTAGCACGGTGGAGCAAGTTTATGGTGGTACGATTAGCGGTTTACGTTTAGGTTTGCAGGAGTTAGTTAATTTGCTCGCTTACACTAAAATTAAACAGGATCGCGAATTAACCCGGTATTTAATTGGTTTAATGCATCTCGAAAGAAAACTTGTTCACTCTCCCGAAACCAAAAGAAATTTAACTCGACGCATTAAACATGCTATTGCTCAAGCTAACTATTTTGCCTCTTCACCTCAGCTTATTATTGATAGTTTAGCGGATATCTATGTCACCACGTTAGGTGCATTACCTTTTCGTTTGCATGTCATTGGACAAGGCAAATATTTAGCGCATGCCGAAACCGTCAGCAAAATTCGTGCCGCTTTATTAGCCGGCGTACGCTCGGCGGTATTATGGCGTCAATTGGGTGGTTCGCGCTGGCAGCTTTTTCTCAAGCGTCATAGCTTAATAGGTGCTGCTAGAAAATTACTCATCAACTTTAATTCTAAATAA
- a CDS encoding UDP-N-acetylmuramoyl-L-alanyl-D-glutamate--2,6-diaminopimelate ligase, whose protein sequence is MQLSQLLMGLDVPVTTDAVIKGLSQDSRQLQAGDLFFAYPGLGSDGRHFIPEAISKGAAAILFEPDVESSIDLTTTPIPLLPIRHLTAQLGPIAARFYDYPSRYMPVVGITGTNGKTSCTHFLADSLQQLQKPCGVIGTLGNGFYGDLKPGQLTTPDAIELQQLLAGFRDRQAQAVVMEVSSHRLAQQRLNGTEFSVAAFTNLTRDHLDYHGSMEAYAQAKRSFFDLTGVQQAILNADDAYAQQWLTELAEQLPVYAYSLHKPKVAWSHIPHVTVKKFNFNRQGLQAEIDTPWGEVFIENPFLMGKFNLSNLLLVLTLLKSLHFSLAEISQVISKLKGVKGRMQALHVAGKPLVVVDYAHTPDALQQVLRALRPHCQGELYCVFGCGGDRDQGKRPIMAKIVEQEADRIILTNDNPRYEDPLQILQDIQHGFTGKKAVYREPDRQRAIAYALATAQPSDVILVAGKGHEAYQLIKGVKYPFDDASEVQRLLNQ, encoded by the coding sequence ATGCAGTTAAGTCAATTATTAATGGGTTTGGACGTTCCGGTAACGACGGACGCGGTCATTAAAGGACTTTCCCAAGATAGCCGTCAACTGCAAGCGGGAGATTTATTCTTTGCTTATCCAGGATTGGGTAGTGATGGACGTCACTTCATACCGGAGGCGATAAGCAAAGGAGCGGCGGCTATTTTATTTGAACCGGATGTGGAGAGTTCTATTGATCTCACTACAACACCTATCCCACTATTACCTATTCGTCATTTAACGGCACAATTAGGACCGATTGCGGCGCGATTTTATGATTATCCAAGTCGTTATATGCCGGTGGTAGGTATTACCGGCACGAATGGTAAAACTTCCTGTACGCATTTTTTAGCGGATAGTTTGCAGCAATTACAAAAACCTTGTGGTGTCATTGGCACCTTAGGTAATGGTTTTTATGGCGACTTAAAGCCAGGTCAATTAACGACACCCGATGCTATAGAGTTACAACAATTACTGGCAGGTTTTCGGGATCGGCAAGCACAAGCAGTGGTGATGGAGGTGTCTTCACATCGTTTAGCCCAACAGCGTTTAAATGGAACGGAATTTTCTGTTGCAGCATTTACTAATTTGACGCGCGATCATCTGGATTACCATGGCAGCATGGAGGCTTATGCGCAGGCTAAACGTTCTTTTTTCGATTTAACCGGCGTGCAGCAAGCGATATTAAATGCGGATGATGCTTATGCGCAACAATGGTTAACTGAACTTGCCGAACAATTACCGGTGTATGCTTATTCTTTACATAAACCCAAAGTGGCCTGGTCACATATTCCGCATGTCACCGTAAAAAAATTCAATTTTAATCGACAAGGTTTGCAGGCAGAGATCGATACGCCTTGGGGCGAAGTGTTTATCGAAAATCCATTTTTAATGGGAAAGTTTAATTTAAGTAATTTGCTGTTGGTATTGACGCTGTTGAAAAGTTTACATTTTTCTTTAGCAGAAATTTCACAAGTGATATCTAAATTAAAGGGCGTAAAAGGACGCATGCAAGCGTTGCATGTCGCAGGAAAGCCTTTAGTGGTTGTCGACTATGCGCACACACCGGATGCCTTGCAGCAAGTACTGCGTGCTTTACGCCCCCATTGCCAAGGCGAGTTGTATTGTGTATTTGGTTGTGGGGGCGACAGAGACCAAGGAAAACGGCCAATAATGGCCAAGATTGTCGAGCAGGAAGCCGATCGTATCATATTAACCAATGATAATCCGCGCTATGAAGATCCATTGCAAATTTTACAGGATATTCAACACGGTTTCACCGGTAAAAAAGCCGTATATCGTGAACCGGATAGACAGCGTGCGATTGCCTACGCCTTAGCGACTGCTCAGCCGTCTGATGTAATTTTAGTGGCGGGTAAAGGACACGAAGCCTATCAATTGATTAAAGGTGTCAAGTATCCTTTCGATGATGCTAGCGAAGTGCAACGTTTATTAAACCAGTAA
- a CDS encoding FeoA family protein, with amino-acid sequence MLSAIPLTQLRCGQSATVQGFSPDIAPQCRKLLQHLGITRQTTITLIRRAPLGDPLQLQILGSQFSLRSSEACHIYVEYSN; translated from the coding sequence ATGTTAAGCGCTATACCACTGACGCAATTGCGATGCGGACAATCTGCTACGGTACAGGGTTTTAGTCCAGACATTGCACCTCAATGCCGCAAGTTACTCCAACATTTAGGCATTACCCGACAAACCACTATTACTTTAATTCGTCGTGCACCCCTCGGTGACCCTTTACAATTACAAATATTAGGTAGTCAATTTAGTTTACGTTCCAGTGAAGCCTGTCATATTTACGTAGAATATTCAAACTAA
- a CDS encoding type II toxin-antitoxin system RelE/ParE family toxin, which yields MQIALKKQIEVYTESTGQSPFINWLEGLDPPIRFRVKERLDRIALGNLGDYKQINKDIFELRLTFGAGYRIYFYEEDSKIILLLSGGNKSTQKRDIKKAMSYLNDYLTE from the coding sequence ATGCAAATAGCTTTAAAAAAGCAAATAGAAGTTTATACTGAAAGCACTGGCCAAAGCCCGTTCATTAATTGGCTAGAAGGCCTAGATCCACCCATTAGGTTCCGTGTAAAAGAACGATTAGATCGTATTGCTCTAGGTAATTTGGGTGATTATAAACAAATTAATAAAGATATTTTCGAGCTAAGATTAACATTCGGAGCTGGATATAGAATATATTTTTACGAAGAAGATAGCAAAATTATCCTTCTTCTTTCAGGTGGTAATAAATCAACGCAAAAAAGAGATATAAAAAAGGCGATGAGTTACTTAAATGATTATTTAACTGAGTAG
- the mraY gene encoding phospho-N-acetylmuramoyl-pentapeptide-transferase, translating to MLLWLTAFLSNYYRAFHVFQYLTLRAILASLTAFLISLLLAPKMIRTLSHRQIGQSIRTDGPQAHLSKAGTPTMGGALILIAIVMTTLLWANLNNHLIWIVLLGIVGFGLIGFADDYLKLMLKNSRGLIPRWKYLWQSILGLSIGILLYMNAELPVETQLVVPFFKNLLIPLGIFYIPWVYFVIVGSSNAVNLTDGLDGLAIMPTVLVGSGLGIFAYLTGNITYAKYLAIPFVPGAGEMVVICGAIVGAGLGFLWFNTYPAQVFMGDVGALGLGAALGCIAVVVRQEFVLLIMGGVFALETISVILQVASFKLTGKRIFRMAPIHHHFELKGWPEPRIIVRFWIITFILVLFGLATLKLR from the coding sequence ATGTTGTTATGGTTAACTGCCTTTCTATCAAATTATTATCGCGCTTTTCATGTCTTTCAATATTTAACGTTAAGAGCGATTTTAGCTTCTCTCACTGCATTTCTTATCTCACTTTTATTAGCACCTAAGATGATACGTACGTTAAGTCATCGACAAATTGGCCAATCTATACGTACTGACGGACCACAAGCGCACTTAAGCAAAGCCGGGACGCCGACCATGGGCGGTGCCTTGATTTTAATCGCTATAGTGATGACAACTTTACTGTGGGCTAATCTTAACAATCATCTGATTTGGATAGTGCTGTTAGGTATAGTAGGATTTGGTTTGATAGGATTTGCCGATGATTATCTAAAACTGATGCTAAAAAATAGTCGCGGACTTATCCCACGTTGGAAATATTTATGGCAATCCATATTAGGCTTAAGCATTGGCATACTGCTTTATATGAATGCAGAGTTACCGGTAGAAACCCAATTAGTGGTGCCTTTTTTTAAGAATCTCTTGATTCCTTTAGGTATATTTTATATTCCCTGGGTTTACTTTGTCATCGTGGGTAGCAGTAATGCCGTAAACCTAACCGATGGTTTAGATGGTTTAGCGATTATGCCGACCGTATTAGTGGGAAGTGGTTTAGGCATTTTTGCTTATCTCACTGGAAATATTACCTACGCCAAGTACTTAGCGATCCCTTTTGTTCCTGGTGCCGGCGAAATGGTGGTCATTTGTGGCGCTATAGTCGGCGCGGGTCTAGGTTTTTTATGGTTTAATACCTATCCTGCCCAAGTATTTATGGGTGATGTCGGTGCCTTAGGCTTGGGCGCGGCATTAGGCTGTATTGCCGTCGTGGTAAGACAAGAGTTTGTATTACTCATTATGGGTGGTGTTTTTGCGCTGGAAACTATTTCGGTGATCCTGCAAGTCGCATCTTTTAAGTTAACTGGGAAAAGAATTTTTCGTATGGCCCCCATACACCATCACTTTGAGTTAAAAGGTTGGCCAGAACCGAGAATTATTGTAAGGTTTTGGATTATTACCTTTATATTGGTGTTATTTGGTTTAGCCACTTTGAAATTACGTTGA
- a CDS encoding copper-translocating P-type ATPase, with the protein MSVALNSDSTHRPSHSQQYTCPMHPEIIRDQPGSCPICGMSLEARTVSGKITDQHEHELDDLSRRFWLGVLLTLPILFLTMGLHIPGIKTIVGAIPVIFSSWLQFILTSIVILWGGYPLLKKAWLSVRHRHLNMFTLIGLGISIAYIYSIIALLFPNLFPAAFQSTPGHANLYFETASVITVLVLMGQVLELKGREQTSGALRALLDLSPKTARRVNDQIEKEIPLDEIQINDALRVRPGEKIPTDGEVIQGHSSVNESMITGEAMPVEKQVGSKIIGGTLNISGSFVMCARHIGKETMLAQIVQLVSEAQRSKAPIQKLADHIASYFVPIVLVIAILTFIVWSIWGPNPAMTYGLIAAISVLIIACPCALGLATPMSITVGMGRGAQAGILIKNAESLERFEKVTALVVDKTGTLTLGKPIVTYIIAMPGFTETDILVLAASLEKHSEHPLASAIVHAAEKKQLQLKEIENFSAEVGKGVTGMWQDKAIALGNLRLCADRKILTTPLEDEAEKLRQAGETVMYLILEKQLAGLISVSDPIKNSTFSALNRLKSLGLTIIMVTGDNHVTAKAIAKKLAINQVEAGILPSQKSVIVKQLQKQGYIVAMAGDGINDAPALAQADIGIAMGTGTDVAMQSAGVTLVKGDLMGIVRAQQLSKQVMRNIRENLFLAFIYNIICIPVAAGILYPWNGRLLDPMLAALAMSLSSVSVIGNSLRLRTLKLFDKN; encoded by the coding sequence ATGTCTGTAGCATTGAATTCAGATAGCACACACCGCCCTTCTCATTCTCAACAATATACCTGCCCCATGCATCCCGAGATTATTCGCGATCAGCCGGGCAGCTGCCCCATTTGTGGTATGTCACTAGAAGCTCGAACCGTTTCAGGCAAGATAACTGATCAACATGAGCATGAATTAGATGATTTATCGCGCCGATTTTGGTTAGGTGTCCTATTAACACTCCCCATTTTATTCCTGACCATGGGTCTACATATCCCAGGAATCAAAACTATCGTAGGCGCTATTCCTGTTATTTTTTCTTCTTGGTTACAATTCATTTTAACTAGCATTGTGATACTTTGGGGTGGCTACCCTCTTCTAAAAAAAGCTTGGCTTTCTGTTAGACATCGGCATTTAAATATGTTTACGCTGATTGGTTTAGGAATCAGCATTGCCTATATATATAGTATTATTGCCCTATTATTTCCAAATCTATTTCCAGCCGCATTTCAATCAACGCCTGGCCACGCTAATCTTTATTTTGAAACGGCTAGTGTGATAACGGTTTTGGTATTGATGGGACAAGTTTTAGAGTTAAAGGGTCGCGAACAAACCAGTGGCGCTTTGCGTGCTTTACTGGATTTATCACCAAAAACAGCAAGAAGAGTAAACGATCAGATAGAAAAGGAAATTCCTTTAGACGAAATCCAAATTAATGACGCATTAAGAGTACGACCAGGAGAAAAAATTCCTACTGATGGTGAAGTGATTCAAGGTCATAGTTCTGTTAATGAATCTATGATTACTGGTGAAGCCATGCCGGTTGAAAAACAAGTCGGATCAAAAATAATTGGCGGTACGTTAAATATTTCAGGAAGCTTTGTAATGTGCGCCCGACATATTGGAAAAGAAACCATGTTGGCCCAGATTGTCCAATTGGTTTCTGAAGCACAACGATCTAAGGCACCTATCCAAAAACTTGCCGATCACATTGCCAGTTATTTTGTACCTATTGTTTTAGTAATTGCGATCCTTACTTTTATTGTTTGGTCAATTTGGGGGCCCAATCCGGCTATGACGTATGGTCTAATCGCCGCAATTTCCGTTTTAATTATTGCCTGTCCTTGCGCCTTGGGTTTGGCAACTCCGATGTCGATTACGGTCGGTATGGGCAGAGGTGCGCAAGCAGGCATTTTGATAAAAAATGCCGAAAGCCTAGAACGGTTTGAAAAAGTTACCGCCCTGGTTGTCGATAAAACCGGTACGTTGACCTTAGGGAAACCTATCGTCACTTACATCATTGCCATGCCTGGCTTTACTGAAACTGATATTTTAGTATTAGCCGCGAGCTTGGAAAAACATAGTGAACATCCCCTAGCCAGCGCTATTGTTCATGCTGCTGAAAAAAAACAGCTTCAATTAAAAGAAATTGAAAATTTCTCTGCAGAGGTTGGAAAAGGTGTAACCGGCATGTGGCAAGATAAAGCGATTGCTTTAGGTAATTTACGGTTATGTGCGGATCGTAAAATTTTAACCACACCTTTAGAAGATGAAGCTGAAAAATTGCGCCAAGCGGGCGAAACCGTGATGTATTTAATACTGGAAAAACAATTAGCTGGATTAATCAGTGTCAGTGATCCTATCAAAAACTCAACCTTTTCAGCGCTCAATCGTTTAAAAAGCCTAGGCTTAACTATTATTATGGTCACAGGGGATAATCATGTGACTGCTAAAGCCATTGCTAAAAAATTAGCTATTAATCAGGTAGAAGCGGGAATATTACCCTCGCAGAAAAGCGTTATTGTGAAACAGTTACAAAAACAAGGCTATATCGTTGCTATGGCGGGTGATGGGATTAATGACGCCCCTGCGTTAGCACAAGCAGACATCGGTATTGCCATGGGAACGGGGACGGATGTGGCTATGCAAAGCGCCGGTGTCACTTTAGTTAAAGGTGATTTAATGGGAATAGTCCGCGCGCAACAACTCAGCAAGCAAGTCATGAGAAATATTCGTGAAAACTTATTTCTAGCATTTATTTATAATATTATTTGTATTCCTGTCGCCGCAGGTATTCTATATCCTTGGAATGGACGCTTACTTGATCCGATGCTCGCTGCTCTGGCTATGAGTTTAAGTTCAGTGTCGGTCATCGGTAATTCTTTACGATTACGCACACTAAAATTGTTCGATAAAAATTAG
- a CDS encoding addiction module antidote protein, whose translation MKKKIDYQKYLIESLKKPEEAAGYLNAALSEGDTKVFLLALSNVVKAQGGVNKLANKAHKSRTSLYKTLSPKGNPYFKNTSEILSAMGMHIVIEPKNIPHNHFSK comes from the coding sequence ATGAAAAAAAAGATTGATTACCAAAAATATTTAATTGAGTCTCTCAAAAAGCCTGAAGAAGCCGCCGGTTATTTAAATGCTGCTTTAAGCGAAGGTGACACCAAAGTTTTTTTATTGGCCTTATCCAATGTTGTTAAGGCTCAAGGTGGGGTTAACAAATTAGCAAATAAAGCGCATAAAAGCCGAACTAGCTTATATAAAACACTTTCTCCCAAAGGCAATCCTTATTTTAAAAATACTAGTGAAATTCTTTCCGCTATGGGAATGCATATTGTTATTGAACCTAAAAACATTCCCCATAATCATTTTTCAAAGTAG
- a CDS encoding DegT/DnrJ/EryC1/StrS family aminotransferase, with protein sequence MRKLNDWNKKRREIANRYIFEFQNLPFTFQVISSHSEHVYHLFQIKTVQRNQWLRYLISNGIDAVIRYAYPIHLQESFAYLNYQIEDFPVAENLAKNLLCLPLHPYLTEKQFLWVVSCVKDFFS encoded by the coding sequence ATTAGAAAATTAAATGATTGGAATAAAAAACGTCGTGAAATTGCAAATAGATACATTTTTGAATTTCAAAATTTACCATTTACTTTTCAAGTAATTTCAAGCCATAGTGAGCATGTGTATCATTTATTTCAAATAAAAACGGTGCAACGTAATCAATGGTTACGCTATTTAATTAGCAATGGAATTGATGCCGTTATTCGATATGCTTATCCTATCCACTTACAAGAATCATTTGCTTATTTAAATTATCAGATTGAAGATTTCCCTGTCGCAGAAAATCTTGCAAAAAACTTATTATGTCTTCCCTTACATCCCTACCTTACAGAAAAACAATTTTTGTGGGTTGTTTCTTGTGTAAAAGATTTTTTTTCATAA